In Triticum aestivum cultivar Chinese Spring chromosome 5B, IWGSC CS RefSeq v2.1, whole genome shotgun sequence, the following proteins share a genomic window:
- the LOC123110253 gene encoding pentatricopeptide repeat-containing protein At1g11290, chloroplastic-like: MSVPAPAATHRHWNRLIQLAVASGSYTLCLRHYASLLAAGLRGGDASTFPSLAKSCAALRLPRLGRSLHAHALLAGAAGDVFVRTSLLDFYAKCASLPDARRLFDEMPTSSRTLVSWNCMVTAYSKASRLDEAVAMFNVMRGLGVSPSGGTLVGMLSGCLDSMATRNLGLCVYGYSHLGLCVYGYSLKSGLDDVLPVSNSVLTMLVRNGQLHAALFLFDSMHNKSVVSWSAMASGFLQTGDSNKVFALLNRMQGAGHRFDLIALVNLVSAAALLGNLLVAKGVHALLIKSGFESEQDLVSSLVNLYAKCGDLAAAQEVFDAVHCKNVVLWTSMINGYVEGSRPDKALTMFDSMLRTDVQPNVTTVSSVLSACADLGSANHARKVEEHVVAIGLQSHLRVATGLIDAYCKCGSVELARKIFDAVTDRDLPIWSAMINGYACNGEGSEALILFSEMQKEGVQPDAIVFTHLLTACNYSGLIDEGLRCFRSMTEEYGIEPSIQHYMCITDLLCKSGQISIAKEFFKKIPVQLQNQVLAPIVSAYSSHCADSSIDSVSEELLNLDPQDSGHCVLVSNMLSCLGNWKKATTYRTLLNKKGLVKEPGRSCIELSA; the protein is encoded by the coding sequence ATGAGCGTCCCAGCCCCGGCGGCCACCCACCGCCACTGGAACCGCCTGATCCAGCTCGCCGTCGCGTCCGGGTCCTACACCCTCTGCCTCCGGCACTACGCCTCGCTCCTCGCCGCGGGCCTCCGCGGCGGCGACGCCTCCACCTTCCCTTCCCTCGCCAAGTCCTGCGCCgcgctccgcctcccgcgcctcggcCGCTCCCTCCACGCGCacgccctcctcgccggcgccgccggcgaCGTCTTCGTCCGCACCTCGCTGCTCGACTTCTACGCCAAGTGCGCGTCCCTCCCGGACGCGCGCcgcctgttcgacgaaatgcccacAAGCAGCCGGACCCTCGTGTCCTGGAACTGCATGGTCACCGCGTACAGCAAGGCTTCTCGTCTCGACGAGGCCGTCGCCATGTTCAACGTGATGCGGGGCCTAGGGGTGAGCCCCAGCGGGGGCACGCTCGTCGGCATGCTGTCCGGGTGCCTGGACTCAATGGCCACGAGAAACCTTGGCCTGTGCGTGTATGGATATAGCCACCTTGGCCTGTGCGTGTATGGATATAGCCTCAAGTCTGGGCTCGACGATGTTTTGCCGGTCTCGAACTCGGTGCTCACCATGCTTGTCCGTAATGGCCAGCTGCATGCCGCGTTGTTCTTGTTTGACTCTATGCACAACAAGTCTGTAGTTTCTTGGAGCGCAATGGCATCGGGGTTCTTGCAGACGGGCGACTCTAACAAAGTGTTTGCTCTGCTCAACCGCATGCAGGGTGCTGGGCACAGATTTGATTTGATCGCGCTGGTTAATCTCGTCTCAGCTGCTGCTCTGTTAGGGAATCTGTTGGTGGCCAAGGGCGTGCATGCTCTTCTCATCAAGAGCGGTTTTGAATCCGAGCAAGATCTTGTGTCATCATTGGTTAACTTATATGCCAAATGTGGGGATCTTGCGGCTGCTCAGGAGGTCTTCGATGCAGTTCACTGCAAGAACGTAGTGCTTTGGACTTCAATGATAAATGGATATGTTGAAGGTAGCCGCCCAGACAAGGCCTTGACAATGTTTGATAGCATGTTGCGCACAGATGTGCAGCCAAATGTGACAACAGTTTCATCAGTTCTTTCTGCCTGTGCTGATTTGGGGTCTGCTAATCATGCGAGAAAGGTTGAGGAGCATGTGGTGGCAATCGGACTGCAGTCACACCTGCGGGTCGCTACCGGACTGATAGACGCATACTGCAAGTGTGGGAGCGTTGAGCTGGCTAGGAAAATATTTGATGCGGTTACTGATAGAGACTTACCTATTTGGAGTGCCATGATTAATGGATATGCTTGCAATGGAGAAGGCAGTGAAGCTCTCATCCTTTTCAGCGAGATGCAAAAAGAAGGTGTTCAACCAGATGCCATTGTCTTTACCCATCTGTTAACAGCATGCAATTATTCTGGTTTAATAGATGAAGGCCTTCGATGTTTTCGCAGCATGACAGAGGAATATGGTATTGAACCATCTATTCAGCACTATATGTGCATAACTGATTTGCTATGTAAGTCTGGTCAAATTAGTATAGCTAAGGAGTTCTTTAAGAAGATCCCTGTTCAGTTACAGAATCAGGTTTTGGCTCCTATAGTAAGTGCATACAGTTCTCATTGTGCCGATTCTTCGATAGATTCAGTATCAGAGGAATTACTTAACCTGGACCCTCAAGATTCTGGTCACTGTGTCTTAGTGTCTAATATGCTCAGTTGTTTGGGGAATTGGAAGAAGGCGACAACCTATAGGACGCTACTAAACAAGAAAGGTTTGGTCAAGGAACCTGGAAGGAGTTGTATTGAACTGAGTGCTTAA